A window of Periplaneta americana isolate PAMFEO1 chromosome 7, P.americana_PAMFEO1_priV1, whole genome shotgun sequence contains these coding sequences:
- the Hexim gene encoding protein HEXIM1 isoform X1 codes for MSGSVTPIDNCESVGTGDRDDVKCRAQTYNIQQPSGGEMESTNKNKGGNNVPCDDVIRYRKRRKTRRGKSKRRNLKPYSKLSWQERRQRDDNETKRANTVRAQMFAHGQPVAPYNTTQFLMEDHNDLQDIDVQLKAVKTNSDRLRTNASVFQRPSRARDSSLSVDSEDEYFYSSPEDEEEFLTKEFSNAYEDLHAERLNQMTKSQLIQEYLQLEEKVDMLEKRLQKPQTVAITGPINDIDADIEKGEMQVDEETSHKIQMVQQEVNRLLKENEQLRLENECLRQSFDQGDRASHRDTVSSSVDSESDSTCSSASDSSDSSDGETGSANESENKNTLLRTCDTNSAEVE; via the coding sequence atgtCGGGTAGTGTAACGCCTATTGATAATTGTGAATCCGTTGGAACTGGCGACCGAGATGACGTAAAATGTCGTGCACAAACATATAACATTCAACAGCCATCTGGTGGCGAAATGGAGAGTACGAATAAAAACAAGGGCGGGAATAACGTTCCGTGTGATGATGTTATCAGATATCGGAAAAGAAGGAAAACGCGccgtggaaaatcgaaacgtcgTAATCTTAAGCCTTATAGCAAACTTTCGTGGCAAGAACGTAGGCAACGAGATGACAATGAAACTAAACGAGCTAATACAGTTAGAGCGCAAATGTTCGCACATGGGCAGCCCGTTGCTCCTTACAATACCACACAGTTTTTGATGGAAGATCATAATGATTTGCAAGACATAGACGTTCAATTGAAAGCAGTGAAAACAAATTCGGATAGACTTAGAACAAATGCTTCAGTTTTTCAAAGACCATCCCGTGCCCGCGATTCTAGCCTCAGTGTCGATTCTGAGgatgaatatttttattcttctccAGAGGATGAGGAAGAATTCTTAACTAAGGAATTCTCAAACGCATATGAGGATTTACACGCAGAAAGGTTGAATCAAATGACAAAATctcaactcattcaggaataCTTACAGCTCGAAGAAAAAGTTGATATGTTAGAAAAAAGGTTGCAAAAGCCCCAAACTGTAGCGATCACAGGACCGATTAATGATATTGATGCAGATATCGAGAAAGGAGAAATGCAAGTGGATGAGGAAACCTCTCATAAAATACAGATGGTGCAGCAGGAGGTGAATAGATTATTAAAGGAAAATGAACAGTTGCGTCTTGAAAACGAGTGTTTGCGTCAATCTTTCGATCAAGGCGACAGAGCATCACACAGAGACACGGTGTCTTCGTCGGTTGATTCGGAAAGTGATAGTACGTGCAGCTCTGCAAGTGATTCGAGCGATAGTTCGGATGGAGAGACGGGTTCAGCCAATGAGAGTGAGAATAAAAACACTCTTTTGAGAACTTGTGACACAAACAGTGCAGAAGTGGAGTAA